In Gordonia phthalatica, one genomic interval encodes:
- a CDS encoding LCP family protein, with protein sequence MSSDRPGSSEPSDDTPARRSRRAGRSGAYDFRARFGEAGGPPEGTPPTPRAEGLREPSSREGYVRPRGRLTVRQLMEQMGVDETDAPQTSHHANPQPLPPRRPQPRGTRPPAQRPPAPRRPETPASNEVTTAIPPVTDQPAVDLSDTATAARLSEESRGQRPATPPARRAAETRVTRSPAAMAAEAQRAKAAQSAPRPPEPATPEAPTSDASAEDMPKPKAPVAEIPAAEPTDDAPRKRRGRLQQTPDLTAALSQIRATRRSATDRHRTRKIATNTGRILLGLACLLSLVGTGYAWNMLRTVDGAWNVVQAIDPENASIRKPGDQNGDETYLIVGTDSRSGKNAKVGAGDADSVEGTRSDTVILVNIPADRSRVVAVSWPRDLAVSRPECKDWDNTERTYSGDLPAADGVKLNSVYADGGPDCLVKTLTEISGLNINHFIAMDFSGFEHVVRAVGGVQVCSTVPLYDYELGTILRKAGHKKLTGRQALNYVRARHISVEGNGDYGRIKRQQLFMSSLLRATLSGDVLSNPSKLNKMISTFIKYSTVDNVDTASLIDLAESMQGMDAGRVTFLTIPTAGTTTDGENNEIPRTDDIDAIFNAIIDDKPLPGEKKSKPKSTSTAPAKPKPAAPKSDLTAQYLSNTSVRVLNGTAEKGLAGTVMEELARQGIDVSGVADSSEKRTDTVVRYGPGEQDSAATVAAMFPGAKIQQDNTVKVGVAVILGSDFGGVETMTSAPDAGTVLHVQQLPANVDNSNLPNDLSVTNAGDTTCS encoded by the coding sequence GTGAGTTCTGACCGCCCCGGTTCTTCCGAGCCCAGCGACGACACGCCCGCGCGGCGGTCACGTCGCGCCGGCCGGTCCGGAGCGTACGACTTCCGCGCCCGCTTCGGCGAGGCAGGCGGCCCGCCCGAAGGCACGCCGCCCACCCCGCGCGCCGAAGGCCTGCGGGAGCCGTCGTCCCGCGAAGGTTATGTCCGTCCCCGCGGACGGTTGACGGTCCGCCAGCTCATGGAGCAGATGGGCGTCGACGAGACCGATGCCCCGCAGACCTCGCATCACGCGAACCCGCAGCCGCTGCCGCCGCGTCGCCCCCAACCGCGGGGCACCCGGCCACCGGCCCAGCGGCCGCCCGCACCCCGTCGGCCGGAGACCCCCGCCTCCAACGAGGTGACGACGGCGATTCCTCCGGTCACCGATCAGCCGGCCGTCGACCTGTCGGACACCGCCACCGCGGCCCGCCTCTCCGAGGAGTCGCGTGGTCAACGGCCCGCGACGCCTCCCGCACGCCGCGCTGCGGAGACCCGCGTCACGCGCAGCCCCGCTGCGATGGCCGCGGAGGCCCAACGCGCGAAGGCCGCGCAGTCCGCACCGCGGCCTCCGGAACCGGCGACACCCGAGGCGCCCACCTCGGACGCGTCCGCCGAGGACATGCCCAAGCCCAAGGCACCGGTCGCTGAGATCCCCGCCGCCGAGCCCACCGACGACGCACCGCGTAAACGTCGGGGGCGACTGCAGCAGACCCCCGATCTGACCGCGGCTCTCAGCCAGATCCGCGCGACGCGACGCAGCGCCACCGACCGGCATCGGACCCGCAAGATCGCGACCAACACCGGCCGCATCCTGCTCGGCCTGGCCTGTCTGTTGTCGTTGGTCGGCACCGGCTACGCATGGAACATGCTGCGGACCGTCGACGGCGCGTGGAACGTCGTTCAGGCCATCGATCCCGAGAACGCGAGCATCCGCAAGCCGGGCGACCAGAACGGCGACGAGACCTACCTGATCGTCGGCACCGACAGTCGTTCGGGCAAGAACGCGAAGGTCGGTGCCGGTGATGCCGACTCCGTCGAGGGCACCCGCTCCGACACGGTGATTCTGGTGAACATCCCCGCAGACCGCAGCCGTGTGGTCGCCGTGTCGTGGCCACGCGACCTCGCTGTGAGCCGGCCCGAGTGCAAGGACTGGGACAACACCGAACGCACCTACAGCGGCGACCTGCCCGCCGCCGACGGCGTCAAACTGAACAGCGTCTACGCCGACGGCGGCCCCGACTGCCTGGTCAAGACGCTCACCGAGATCAGCGGCCTCAACATCAACCACTTCATCGCCATGGACTTCTCCGGCTTCGAGCACGTGGTGCGCGCGGTCGGCGGCGTCCAGGTGTGCTCGACGGTCCCGCTGTACGACTACGAGCTCGGCACCATCCTCCGCAAGGCCGGACACAAGAAGCTGACCGGTCGGCAGGCTCTCAACTACGTCCGCGCCCGCCACATCTCGGTGGAGGGCAACGGCGACTACGGACGCATCAAGCGCCAGCAGTTGTTCATGTCGTCGCTGCTGCGCGCCACCCTGTCGGGCGACGTCCTCTCGAACCCGTCGAAGCTGAACAAGATGATCAGCACGTTCATCAAGTACAGCACCGTCGACAACGTCGACACCGCGTCGCTGATCGATCTGGCCGAGTCGATGCAGGGCATGGACGCGGGCCGCGTCACGTTCCTGACGATCCCGACCGCGGGCACCACCACAGACGGCGAGAACAACGAGATCCCGCGCACCGACGACATCGATGCCATCTTCAACGCGATCATCGACGACAAGCCGCTGCCCGGCGAGAAGAAGAGCAAGCCGAAGTCCACGTCGACGGCACCGGCCAAGCCGAAGCCCGCGGCCCCGAAGTCCGACCTGACGGCGCAGTACTTGTCGAACACCAGCGTTCGCGTGCTGAACGGCACGGCCGAGAAGGGCCTCGCGGGCACCGTCATGGAGGAACTCGCCCGCCAGGGCATCGATGTCTCGGGTGTGGCGGACTCGTCGGAGAAGCGCACCGACACCGTCGTCCGGTACGGTCCGGGCGAACAGGACTCCGCCGCGACCGTCGCCGCGATGTTCCCCGGCGCCAAGATCCAGCAGGACAACACCGTGAAGGTGGGCGTCGCGGTGATCCTCGGCTCCGACTTCGGCGGTGTCGAGACCATGACCTCCGCCCCCGACGCGGGGACGGTGCTGCACGTTCAGCAGCTGCCCGCGAACGTCGACAACAGCAACCTGCCCAACGACCTCTCGGTCACCAACGCCGGCGACACCACCTGCTCGTAG
- the dusB gene encoding tRNA dihydrouridine synthase DusB, which translates to MAGVTNVAFRVLCRELEMARTGTVSGLYVCEMVTARALVERHPVTMHMTAFDPSETPRSMQLYTVDPEYTYQAAKMIVDENLADHIDMNFGCPVPKVTRRGGGSAIPYKRRLFRNIVAAAVRATEGTDIPVTVKFRIGIDDEHHTHLDAGRIAAEEGAQAVALHARTASQRYSGTAVWDEIARLKEHVTSVPVLGNGDIFEADDAVRMMEQTGCDGIVVGRGCLGRPWLFAELSARLRGVEAPVPPNLGEVGEIMIRHGELLSAHHGEMKGMREMRKHIAWYLRGFPAGSDLRSSLALVKTLDDLRELISTLPSDTPFPDDAHGPRGRQGSPASVALPEGWLDDPEDDTVPEGAEIMHSGG; encoded by the coding sequence ATGGCCGGCGTCACCAACGTCGCATTCCGCGTCCTCTGCCGCGAACTGGAGATGGCCCGCACCGGCACCGTCTCCGGCCTGTACGTCTGTGAGATGGTCACCGCCCGCGCCCTGGTGGAGCGGCACCCGGTCACGATGCACATGACGGCCTTCGACCCCAGCGAGACGCCGCGGTCGATGCAGCTGTACACCGTGGATCCGGAGTACACCTATCAGGCCGCGAAGATGATCGTCGACGAGAACCTCGCCGACCACATCGACATGAACTTCGGCTGCCCGGTCCCCAAGGTCACCCGCAGGGGCGGCGGCTCCGCGATCCCGTACAAGCGTCGCCTGTTCCGGAACATCGTCGCCGCCGCCGTCCGCGCGACGGAGGGCACCGACATCCCGGTCACCGTCAAGTTCCGCATCGGCATCGACGACGAGCACCACACGCACCTCGACGCCGGCCGGATCGCGGCGGAGGAGGGCGCGCAGGCCGTCGCCCTGCATGCCCGGACCGCATCGCAGCGGTATTCGGGCACCGCGGTGTGGGACGAGATCGCCCGCCTCAAGGAACACGTGACCAGCGTCCCGGTGCTCGGTAACGGAGACATCTTCGAGGCCGACGACGCCGTCCGAATGATGGAGCAGACCGGGTGCGACGGCATCGTGGTCGGCCGCGGCTGCCTGGGCCGCCCCTGGCTGTTCGCCGAATTGTCGGCCCGCCTACGCGGTGTGGAGGCCCCCGTACCCCCGAATCTCGGAGAAGTGGGCGAGATCATGATTCGCCACGGTGAACTGCTCTCGGCTCACCACGGAGAGATGAAGGGCATGCGCGAGATGCGCAAGCACATCGCCTGGTATCTGCGTGGCTTCCCGGCCGGGTCGGATCTGCGTTCCTCGCTCGCCCTGGTGAAAACCCTTGACGACCTGCGAGAACTGATCTCCACCCTGCCGTCGGACACGCCGTTCCCGGACGACGCCCACGGTCCGCGTGGCCGACAGGGCTCACCCGCATCGGTCGCGCTGCCCGAGGGCTGGCTCGACGACCCCGAAGACGACACCGTCCCCGAGGGCGCCGAAATCATGCATTCCGGAGGCTGA